A single Sutterella megalosphaeroides DNA region contains:
- a CDS encoding ornithine carbamoyltransferase → MPVNLKNRSLLSLVHHTPAEINYLVELAADLKQAKRLGNEPKRLVGKNIALIFEKTSTRTRSAFEVAAYDQGAHTTYFEPSTSQIGHKESIKDTARVLGGMYDAIEYRGFSQKTVEELAAYSGVPVFNGLTDEWHPTQMLCDLLTMKEHSGKPWSEIAFTYLGDARFNTGNSLLLVGAKMGMDVRIASPAALRPSDELIALCKSIAETTGAKITITEDPVEAVKGTDFIHTDIWVSMGEPKEVWDERIAMLLPYQVNAELMAASGNPKVAFMHCLPAFHNTETKIGKEIAAMSPQFANGIEVTEEVFESPASIVFEQAANRLHTIKAALVASLG, encoded by the coding sequence ATGCCCGTCAATCTGAAAAACCGCAGCCTTCTGAGTCTCGTTCACCACACGCCCGCCGAAATCAACTACCTCGTCGAGCTCGCCGCCGATCTGAAGCAGGCGAAGCGCCTCGGCAACGAACCGAAGCGCCTTGTCGGGAAGAACATCGCCCTCATTTTCGAAAAGACCTCCACCCGTACGCGTTCCGCCTTCGAAGTTGCCGCCTACGACCAGGGGGCCCACACGACGTACTTCGAACCGAGCACCTCGCAGATCGGTCACAAGGAAAGCATCAAGGACACGGCGCGCGTCCTGGGCGGGATGTACGATGCGATCGAATACCGGGGTTTCTCGCAAAAGACCGTCGAAGAGCTCGCCGCCTACTCGGGCGTGCCCGTCTTCAACGGCCTCACCGACGAATGGCACCCGACGCAGATGCTCTGCGACCTCCTTACGATGAAGGAACACTCCGGCAAGCCCTGGTCCGAAATTGCCTTCACTTACCTCGGTGACGCTCGCTTCAATACCGGGAATTCCCTCCTCCTCGTGGGCGCCAAGATGGGCATGGACGTGCGCATCGCCTCGCCCGCGGCGCTTCGTCCTTCGGACGAACTGATCGCGCTTTGCAAGTCGATTGCCGAAACGACGGGTGCCAAGATCACCATCACCGAAGATCCCGTCGAAGCCGTCAAGGGGACGGATTTCATCCACACCGACATCTGGGTCTCGATGGGGGAACCGAAGGAAGTCTGGGACGAACGCATCGCGATGTTGCTTCCCTATCAGGTGAACGCCGAACTCATGGCTGCATCGGGCAACCCGAAGGTCGCCTTCATGCACTGCCTTCCCGCCTTCCACAATACGGAAACTAAGATCGGGAAGGAAATTGCCGCGATGTCCCCGCAGTTTGCAAACGGCATCGAAGTGACCGAAGAAGTCTTCGAGTCCCCCGCCTCGATCGTCTTCGAACAGGCCGCGAATCGCCTTCACACGATCAAGGCAGCGCTCGTCGCCTCGCTCGGCTGA